The Paenibacillus sp. FSL R7-0345 DNA segment CCGGCGTCCGCTTTTATCAGCAATGCGGTTATCCGTTACACACAGGGCTCCATTTCCGGCACAGGACCTTACCGTGTCGGGTTAAAAACAGGACAGGGATGGATTTACGCCGAGGGCCTAACCCATATCGATGAGCAGGATACACAGCGCCTTATACTGGCCGGCCATGACAGCCAGGGCAAGCTGGTTGTTGCCCTGCAGCTGAGTCTGGAGGCATTCTGATGAACATGGAGGAACAGACTATCGTGAGTACAAATCAAACGGGCACGCGGCGTATTCTGGTCGTGCTCCCGCATCCGGATGACGAGTCCTTTGTGGCAGCAGGAACATTAGCCAAATATATTGCAGAAGGTGTGCAGGTTACCTTTGCCTGTCTGACGCTTGGTGAAATGGGCAGGAATATGGGGATCCCGCCTTTTGCGAACCGTGTTACCCTGCCGGCGATCCGCAAGCTGGAGCTGGAAGCCTCCTGCCGGGCAATCGGTATTCAGGACCTGAGAATGCTGGGATTCCATGATAAGATGATTGAATTCGAGGATCAGGAGCTGCTGGATAAAACAATTATGTCTTTACTCCAGGAGCTGCAGCCGGAGCTGGTGATCACCTTCTATCCCGGCTACAGCGTGCATCCCGACCATGATGCAACCGGAGCCGCTGTAATCCGCACCATCGGACGGCTTGATGCGGAAGAGCGGCCGGTTGTACTCTGCAGCGCCTTTTCCAGCAATCATGAACAAATGATCGGCAGAGCGGATGTCACGGTAGACGTTACGGCATTCCTTGTCTCAAAAATGGCTTCCATTCAGGCGCACCGTTCGCAGTTTCAGGCAGCGGAGCTTGTAGGCAGCCGGGTTCTGACTGAGGAAGAAATCCGCAGCCGTTACGGCACAGAGCAATTTTGGACTTACCGGTTCAATTAAGGTTATTTGGATACAGGCAGACTGGAAGTCTGGGGCTCATATTGGCTCCAGGGTACAAGATTCTCCATTATCACGGCCAGTATAACGCCAACTACCAGACCGTTAGAAGCGACTGGAATCAGCAGCGGCGGGAAGTCTGCAAAAGCAGCGGCCGGGATATTCATAATCCCGATTCCGGTCAATACCGGGAGAGCGACACGATAGATCGTTTTGGAATTGAGCGCCGTGCGGCCTAAGGTATTCAGCGCTGTGCCAAACATCTGCAGGTAGGCGACAAACAGCACTGCGCTGCCGACAGACATCGGGAGCATTGCCAGCCAGCTGCTCAAAGCCGGAATGAGGCCGACCAGCATAAGCAGGGCGGCACCGATCATCAGCGCGGAACGGCGCAGCACCTTCGTATTCTCCAGAAATCCGATAGAGGAGGCGAACGTGCCGAACGGGATCAGCCCAAAGCAGGCGCCAACCACCGAAAACAGATTGGTGAACAGCAGCGAGCGGATATACTGTTTCTCTGTGGCCTGCTGCTGATACAGTTTATCAGCAGCCAGCAGGCTGGTTAACGTGTTGGTCATATTGACAAGCCCGGCAAGCAGGCCGACCATGACGATACCCGGCACAAAGGTTGGCCTGCCCCAGGGCATCCATTGCCAGACAGCTGTACTTTCCGCTGATGGTGTCCCGATGCTTCCGGAGCTGCCGAAACAGATGACATAGGCGATCCAGCCGGCTATGATCCCAAGGAGCAGGGAGAACTGGCTGAGCTTGCCTTTAGCCTTCAAATGGATAAAGGAAACAAACAGAATGATGACGAGCGACAGTCCGGCAAGCTGCAAATCCCATTTGCCGCCGGCACTGTAGCCGATCATGCCTTTGAAAAAAGTATTGGCCAGCTGAAAAGTAAGCAGCAGCAGATAGATCCCCATTACCGCCGGGGTGAACAGGCGCTGCAGCACTTTAAGGAAGCCGAGCATAGCAAGCAGGCTTCCGATAACGCCTGCCAGCAGAAATCCGCCGGTCAGGCTTGCTGCTACGGATGCAGGATTCATGCCCATTGCAGGAGCTGAGGAGACAATACCGAGCACCAGCCCCCACCAAATACCTGCCGGACCGTCCATTAGGGCGTAACGGTGTCCCCATAAAGCTTGAACAATACATAACAGGCCGGTCAGAATAAAGGACCGCTGCATAGATGCAGTAATGTCACCTGCGTTCATTCCCAGTGCATGACCCACGGACAGGGGGACCAGCACTGTATTGGTAAACAAAAAGAAAAGCCACTGCACGCCTGCGGGCAATAAGCTCAGGTTGTCTTTGTACTTGTTCCACTTCATGATGTCTATACCAGCTTTCTGCGTAAGTTTACATAAGCATGGTATCATGGAGTGAGCTATATGAATAATATTATAATTGTAGCAAAAGTATATGAAAAACATATACAAAAGATAAAAAGGAGGAGCTGAGCCTATGGATATCAGGCAGCTGCGCTATTTTATTGCCCTTACAGAGGAACGTCAGGTCACCTCTGCAGCGCTTAAGCTGCATATGTCCCAGCCTCCGCTGAGCCAGCAGCTTAAGCTGATGGAGACTGAACTGGGTGTGCCGTTGTTTCACCGCAACGGCCGGCAGCTGGAATTGACTGCTGCCGGCAGAACGCTATATGAGCATGCCCTGACAATAACCCGCTTGATGGATGAAGCGAAGGCAGAGACCCGTGAAAGCGGGCAGGGAATCCGCGGGAAGCTGTCCATCGGGATTAATACCTTGTCCGATTCCCGTCTGCCCGGTGCGCTCAGCCAGTTCAGGGAAAAGTATCCGAAGGTAACCTTCAAAATCCAGCAGAATGAAACGAACATGCTGATCCAGCTGGTCCAGAACAAGACGGTTGATCTGGCTATTGTCCGGCTGCCGATTGATCTGGAGGACTTTGACTGTCTGATGCTTGGAGATGAGCCCTTGTATTTTGTTACCGGCGATGGAGGTTCCGGCACCATTACCCGGACAGAGGAAAAGGTATCTTACGAAGCTATCGCGGGATACCCGCTGCTCCTTCCGAGTACAGAGGGACTGGGTCTCTACAATCTGATTCTTGAGCATTTCCGCTCCCGGGGGCTGTCCCCGCGCATTATCGGAGAATGCTCTGACATAGGAATGCTCATTGAGCTGGTATCTTCCGGGTTCGGCGCGTCAATTCTGCCGGAGACTTCACTGGGCAGGCATTCCAGCCGGGGCATCCGCTATTCCCGGATCGACGATCCCCATACCGTATCCAGCTCAGCCGTAATCTGGCTAAAGCAGCCGTTTCTGAGCAAAGCAGCCGTGAACTTTATCGAAATCATGCGCGCAGGCGCTGCCGGTTCATCAAGATCAGCAGAATTGCGATAATTGTAAGCACCAGGGCAAGCGAACGCAGACCGCCGGAGCTGAGCCGCCCGCCCATGACGAGGCCTGTCAGCAGTGAGGACAGGATGGTCCCGAAATACCTTGATGTGTTGAACACACCGGAAGCAACGCCGATGATTTCTTGCGGAGAGCTTTGAAACAGGGCGGCCTGCAGGCCGACACCGCTCAGGCCGTTGCTTATGCCGAAAGCGGCCAGTGCTATGCATACGCCGGCAACCGGCGAGCTTTCGTTCATCATTACCAGCCAGAGGGAGCCAAACATCATCAGCAGAGCAGACAGCATAAGAGCCGGTCCCGGACCTGAGCGGTCGACCCACCGCCCTGCAACCGGAGCCGCTGCGAGCGAGCACAGGCCGAGACTGAGCATCAGAATGCCCGTATGGAAGACACTGACCTCACGCACCGTCTGTAAATAGGAGGGCAGCCCGAAGAACAGCGCATAAAACAGCACGTTAACCAGCATGTACTCCACATTGACCCGGGTCATTGCCGGGTAGCGGGCAAAGGTGCGTAGCGGAATGAAAGGTGAAGCTGATCTCAGCTCTTGTATTACAAATAGGGTAAGCAGTGCGAGTCCGGCCAGCGTCGTAAGGATCTGCCATAACGCGGCGGCTCCGGTTGATTTAAAGGACAGTACACCCAGAAGCAGAGCTGTCAGCCCGGCTGCAAACAGTACAATCCCCTTAACGTCGAGAATTTCCAGCCATTTGGATAGTGGCAAGCCTTTAACCGGAGACTCCTCCGGGGTATCCTCAGGAATCCACCTCCACGCGAACAAAAAACCGGCAGCTGTAAAAGGAATATTGACCCAGAAAATAGCCTCCCAATCCCACCAGCCGATAATTACGCCCCCGA contains these protein-coding regions:
- a CDS encoding YojF family protein, whose translation is MQPIQPQYIQSRINELLGRDLYLHLELTSGAYANHLDSSRHPASAFISNAVIRYTQGSISGTGPYRVGLKTGQGWIYAEGLTHIDEQDTQRLILAGHDSQGKLVVALQLSLEAF
- the bshB2 gene encoding bacillithiol biosynthesis deacetylase BshB2 codes for the protein MNMEEQTIVSTNQTGTRRILVVLPHPDDESFVAAGTLAKYIAEGVQVTFACLTLGEMGRNMGIPPFANRVTLPAIRKLELEASCRAIGIQDLRMLGFHDKMIEFEDQELLDKTIMSLLQELQPELVITFYPGYSVHPDHDATGAAVIRTIGRLDAEERPVVLCSAFSSNHEQMIGRADVTVDVTAFLVSKMASIQAHRSQFQAAELVGSRVLTEEEIRSRYGTEQFWTYRFN
- a CDS encoding uracil/xanthine transporter, which translates into the protein MKWNKYKDNLSLLPAGVQWLFFLFTNTVLVPLSVGHALGMNAGDITASMQRSFILTGLLCIVQALWGHRYALMDGPAGIWWGLVLGIVSSAPAMGMNPASVAASLTGGFLLAGVIGSLLAMLGFLKVLQRLFTPAVMGIYLLLLTFQLANTFFKGMIGYSAGGKWDLQLAGLSLVIILFVSFIHLKAKGKLSQFSLLLGIIAGWIAYVICFGSSGSIGTPSAESTAVWQWMPWGRPTFVPGIVMVGLLAGLVNMTNTLTSLLAADKLYQQQATEKQYIRSLLFTNLFSVVGACFGLIPFGTFASSIGFLENTKVLRRSALMIGAALLMLVGLIPALSSWLAMLPMSVGSAVLFVAYLQMFGTALNTLGRTALNSKTIYRVALPVLTGIGIMNIPAAAFADFPPLLIPVASNGLVVGVILAVIMENLVPWSQYEPQTSSLPVSK
- a CDS encoding LysR family transcriptional regulator — its product is MDIRQLRYFIALTEERQVTSAALKLHMSQPPLSQQLKLMETELGVPLFHRNGRQLELTAAGRTLYEHALTITRLMDEAKAETRESGQGIRGKLSIGINTLSDSRLPGALSQFREKYPKVTFKIQQNETNMLIQLVQNKTVDLAIVRLPIDLEDFDCLMLGDEPLYFVTGDGGSGTITRTEEKVSYEAIAGYPLLLPSTEGLGLYNLILEHFRSRGLSPRIIGECSDIGMLIELVSSGFGASILPETSLGRHSSRGIRYSRIDDPHTVSSSAVIWLKQPFLSKAAVNFIEIMRAGAAGSSRSAELR
- a CDS encoding MFS transporter is translated as MKNRNRWLLIAVGLGVLLNPLNSSMISIALARLQEVYRLDYTAVSWVVFAFYIASSVAQPVMGKASDLFGRRRIFLAGLVVAFAASILAPFSPGFGWLIVCRIIQSIGTSMMVAVGMAIVRVHIKENQAAALSVLSVFLSGAAAVGPFIGGVIIGWWDWEAIFWVNIPFTAAGFLFAWRWIPEDTPEESPVKGLPLSKWLEILDVKGIVLFAAGLTALLLGVLSFKSTGAAALWQILTTLAGLALLTLFVIQELRSASPFIPLRTFARYPAMTRVNVEYMLVNVLFYALFFGLPSYLQTVREVSVFHTGILMLSLGLCSLAAAPVAGRWVDRSGPGPALMLSALLMMFGSLWLVMMNESSPVAGVCIALAAFGISNGLSGVGLQAALFQSSPQEIIGVASGVFNTSRYFGTILSSLLTGLVMGGRLSSGGLRSLALVLTIIAILLILMNRQRLRA